A region from the Citrobacter koseri ATCC BAA-895 genome encodes:
- a CDS encoding lysine exporter LysO family protein has translation MFSGLLIILVPLIVGYLIPLQHQAALKLINRLLSWIVYVILFFMGISLAFLDNLASNLLAIFHYSAVSITVILLCNIAALFWLERSLPWRHNHQQEKLPSRIAMALESLKLCGVVVLGFLLGLSGLAFLKHATEASEYTLIFLLFLIGIQLRNNGMTLKQIVLNRRGMIVAVVVVASSMLGGVINALILGLPIKTALAMASGFGWYSLSGILLTESFGPVIGSAAFFNDLARELIAIMLIPGLVRRSRSTALGLCGATSMDFTLPVLQRTGGLEMVPAAIVHGFILSLLVPILMAFFSA, from the coding sequence ATGTTTTCAGGACTTTTAATCATTTTGGTTCCACTGATTGTGGGCTACCTCATTCCACTTCAGCATCAGGCCGCATTAAAACTGATCAACCGGCTGTTAAGCTGGATTGTCTACGTCATTCTCTTTTTTATGGGGATCAGCCTGGCGTTCCTGGATAATCTCGCCAGTAATTTGCTCGCTATTTTTCATTATTCCGCTGTCAGTATTACCGTTATTTTGCTGTGCAACATCGCGGCATTATTCTGGCTGGAACGTTCGCTACCGTGGCGACACAACCACCAGCAGGAGAAATTACCTTCACGTATCGCGATGGCGCTTGAGTCACTTAAATTATGCGGCGTCGTGGTGCTGGGTTTTCTGCTTGGCCTCAGCGGGCTGGCATTTCTCAAACACGCTACGGAAGCCAGCGAATATACGCTGATCTTCTTATTATTCCTGATCGGCATCCAGTTGCGAAACAATGGCATGACCTTAAAACAGATTGTGCTGAATCGCCGGGGGATGATTGTCGCCGTGGTGGTGGTCGCCAGCTCTATGCTCGGCGGGGTTATCAATGCGCTCATTCTCGGCCTGCCGATCAAAACCGCGCTGGCAATGGCATCGGGTTTCGGCTGGTATTCCCTGTCCGGCATTTTATTGACCGAATCGTTCGGCCCGGTAATTGGCAGCGCCGCTTTCTTTAACGATCTGGCGCGCGAGCTGATAGCGATTATGCTGATCCCCGGTCTGGTTCGTCGCAGTCGCTCCACCGCGTTAGGGTTATGCGGCGCCACGTCGATGGACTTCACGTTGCCGGTGCTTCAGCGTACAGGCGGTCTGGAGATGGTGCCTGCCGCCATCGTTCACGGTTTTATCCTCAGCCTGCTGGTGCCGATCCTGATGGCCTTTTTCTCAGCCTGA
- the hcr gene encoding NADH oxidoreductase has product MTMPTTQCPWRMQVHHIHQETPDVWTLSLLCHDHYPYRAGQYALVSVRNSADTLRAYTISSTPGVSEYITLTIRRIDEGAGSQWLTREVKRGDYIWLSDAMGDFICEDKAEDKFLMLAAGCGVTPIMSMRRWLAKYRPQADVQVIFNVRSPQDVIFAEEWRQYPVTLVAENNATHGFVAGRLTTELLKNVPDLASRTVMTCGPAPYMDMVEQEVKALGVTRFFKEKFFTPVAEAATEGLKFTKLQPAQEFYAPVGTTLLDALESNKVPVTVACRAGVCGCCKTKVVSGEYTVSSTMTLTDAEIADGYVLACSCHPQGDLVLA; this is encoded by the coding sequence ATGACGATGCCAACCACTCAGTGTCCGTGGCGGATGCAGGTACATCACATCCATCAGGAAACCCCGGATGTGTGGACTCTCTCATTACTGTGTCACGATCACTATCCGTACCGTGCCGGTCAGTATGCGCTGGTCAGCGTTCGCAACTCTGCGGATACGCTGCGGGCCTACACCATTTCGTCCACGCCGGGCGTGAGCGAGTACATTACGCTGACGATCCGTCGCATTGATGAAGGCGCAGGTTCACAGTGGTTAACCCGCGAGGTGAAACGCGGCGACTATATCTGGCTGTCCGATGCGATGGGCGACTTTATCTGTGAAGACAAAGCCGAAGACAAGTTCCTGATGCTGGCGGCCGGTTGCGGCGTCACGCCAATTATGTCGATGCGTCGTTGGCTGGCAAAATACCGCCCGCAGGCAGATGTGCAGGTGATCTTCAACGTGCGTTCGCCGCAGGATGTGATTTTCGCTGAGGAATGGCGTCAGTACCCGGTCACGCTGGTGGCGGAGAACAATGCGACCCACGGTTTCGTGGCTGGTCGCCTGACCACTGAATTACTGAAAAACGTGCCGGATCTGGCATCGCGCACCGTCATGACCTGCGGCCCGGCGCCGTATATGGACATGGTTGAGCAGGAAGTGAAAGCGCTCGGCGTAACGCGCTTCTTTAAAGAGAAGTTCTTTACACCAGTTGCCGAAGCGGCAACGGAGGGTCTGAAGTTCACCAAACTGCAACCGGCGCAGGAGTTTTACGCGCCTGTCGGCACCACGCTGCTGGACGCGCTGGAAAGCAATAAAGTTCCAGTGACTGTGGCATGTCGTGCTGGCGTATGCGGCTGCTGCAAAACCAAAGTGGTTTCCGGTGAATATACGGTCAGCAGCACCATGACGCTGACCGATGCGGAAATCGCCGACGGTTATGTGCTGGCCTGCTCCTGCCATCCGCAGGGCGATTTAGTTCTGGCATAA
- a CDS encoding SDR family oxidoreductase, whose protein sequence is MPQRILVLGASGYIGQHLVRALSAQGHQILAAARRIERLEKQQLANVSCHKVDLNWPDNLPALLREVDTVYYLVHGMGEGGDFIAHERQVAMNVRDALREVPVKQLIFLSSLQAPKHEQSDHLRARQLTAETLRESGVLVTELRAGIIVGAGSAAFEVMRDMVYNLPVLTPPRWVRSRTTPIALENLLHYLVALLDHPACEHRVLEAAGPQVLSYQEQFKHFMAVSGKHRLLIPIPFPTRWISVWFLNVITSVPPTTAKALIQGLKHDLLADDTELRALVPQTLISFDDAVRRTLKEEEKLVNSSDWGYDAQAFARWRPEYGYFAKQAGFTVKTSASRKALWQVINRLGGKEGYFFGNILWKTRAAMDLLVGHRLAKGRPEHALLQTGDTVDSWKVIIVEPEKQLTLLFGMKAPGLGRLSFTLEDKGDHRQIDVRAWWHPHGMPGLFYWLLMIPAHLFIFRGMAKRIARLAEQITD, encoded by the coding sequence GTGCCGCAACGTATTTTGGTTCTTGGCGCCAGTGGTTACATTGGTCAACATCTGGTGCGGGCGCTCAGCGCGCAAGGGCATCAGATTCTGGCGGCGGCACGTCGCATCGAACGGCTGGAAAAACAGCAACTGGCTAACGTCAGTTGTCATAAAGTCGATCTCAACTGGCCGGATAATCTGCCCGCGCTGCTCCGCGAAGTCGACACCGTCTATTATCTGGTGCATGGCATGGGCGAAGGCGGCGATTTTATTGCCCATGAGCGCCAGGTTGCGATGAACGTGCGCGATGCGCTGCGTGAAGTACCGGTCAAACAGCTCATATTCCTCAGCTCGTTGCAGGCGCCGAAACATGAGCAGTCTGACCATTTGCGCGCCCGGCAGTTAACTGCGGAGACGCTGCGCGAATCCGGCGTGCTGGTGACTGAACTGCGCGCCGGCATTATCGTCGGCGCAGGTTCAGCCGCCTTCGAAGTGATGCGCGATATGGTCTACAACCTGCCGGTGCTGACGCCACCTCGCTGGGTGCGCTCCCGAACCACGCCCATCGCGCTGGAAAATTTGCTGCACTATCTGGTGGCGTTGCTGGATCACCCTGCCTGCGAGCACCGGGTTCTCGAAGCCGCCGGGCCGCAGGTCTTAAGCTATCAGGAGCAGTTCAAGCACTTTATGGCCGTCAGCGGCAAACATCGCCTGCTGATCCCCATCCCTTTTCCGACCCGCTGGATTTCAGTCTGGTTTTTAAATGTCATTACGTCCGTTCCACCGACCACGGCAAAAGCGCTGATCCAGGGGCTGAAACATGACCTGCTGGCCGATGATACCGAACTGCGGGCGTTGGTCCCCCAGACGCTCATCTCCTTTGACGATGCCGTGCGTCGCACGCTGAAGGAGGAAGAAAAACTGGTCAACTCCAGCGACTGGGGATACGACGCCCAGGCGTTTGCCCGCTGGCGACCAGAGTATGGCTATTTTGCCAAACAGGCCGGATTCACGGTTAAAACCTCCGCCAGCCGGAAAGCCCTGTGGCAGGTGATCAACCGTCTCGGCGGCAAAGAAGGCTATTTCTTTGGCAATATTCTCTGGAAGACGCGTGCGGCAATGGATCTGCTGGTGGGGCATCGACTGGCAAAAGGCCGACCTGAACACGCGCTTCTTCAGACCGGCGACACGGTGGACAGCTGGAAAGTCATCATTGTCGAGCCGGAAAAGCAGCTGACCTTACTGTTTGGCATGAAAGCGCCGGGCCTTGGCCGTCTGAGCTTTACCCTTGAAGATAAAGGCGATCACCGGCAAATTGACGTGCGCGCCTGGTGGCACCCGCACGGGATGCCCGGCCTTTTCTACTGGCTGCTGATGATTCCGGCGCATCTCTTTATTTTCCGGGGCATGGCAAAGCGAATTGCCCGGCTTGCAGAACAAATCACAGATTAA
- a CDS encoding DoxX family protein, with product MVTTLLNAVNRMLTHEDFGKFLLRLAVGGLMLFHGLHKLFDGIDGISNMLIAKGLPGFIAYGVLVGEVIAPCLIVLGILTRPAALVLALTMVVAWLMVGTGKTWQLDAVGAWAIESLVYFFIGALAVAFLGAGRFSVAGNSAWR from the coding sequence ATGGTTACAACGTTATTAAATGCAGTGAACCGTATGCTGACGCATGAAGATTTTGGCAAGTTTCTGTTACGCCTCGCAGTAGGGGGGCTGATGCTGTTTCACGGCCTGCATAAACTGTTCGACGGTATTGATGGCATTAGCAATATGCTGATTGCAAAAGGATTGCCCGGGTTTATCGCCTATGGCGTGCTGGTGGGCGAGGTGATTGCGCCTTGCCTGATTGTGCTGGGTATTCTTACGCGTCCTGCCGCGCTGGTACTGGCATTGACGATGGTGGTGGCGTGGTTAATGGTCGGCACCGGGAAAACCTGGCAACTGGATGCCGTCGGCGCATGGGCGATAGAAAGTTTAGTTTATTTCTTTATTGGCGCGCTGGCGGTGGCGTTTCTGGGGGCGGGGCGGTTCTCTGTTGCGGGAAATTCGGCCTGGCGGTGA
- the ltaE gene encoding low-specificity L-threonine aldolase, which produces MIDLRSDTVTRPSRAMLEEMMAAPVGDDVYGDDPTVNALQQYAAELSGKDAAIFLPTGTQANLVALLSHCERGEEYIAGQGAHNYLYEAGGAAVLGSIQPQPIDAAADGTLPLDKVAAKIKADDIHFARTRLLSLENTHNGKVLPREYLKQAWEFTRERGLALHVDGARIFNAVVAYGCELKDITQYCDSFTICLSKGLGTPVGSLLVGNQDYIKRAIRWRKMTGGGMRQAGILAAAGLYALKNNVARLQDDHDNAAWMAEQLREAGADVMRHDTNMLFVRVGEENAAALGEYMKAHDVLINASPIVRLVTHLDVSREQLAEVAAHWRAFLTR; this is translated from the coding sequence ATGATCGATTTACGTAGTGATACCGTTACCCGGCCGAGTCGTGCCATGCTCGAAGAGATGATGGCCGCCCCGGTCGGGGACGACGTGTACGGAGATGACCCAACCGTCAACGCCCTCCAGCAATACGCCGCTGAGCTTTCTGGCAAAGACGCGGCGATTTTTTTACCCACCGGCACTCAGGCTAACCTGGTCGCTCTGCTCAGCCACTGTGAACGCGGCGAAGAGTATATCGCCGGTCAGGGCGCGCATAACTATCTGTACGAGGCAGGCGGCGCGGCGGTGCTGGGCAGCATTCAACCGCAGCCCATTGATGCCGCCGCAGACGGTACGTTGCCGCTGGATAAGGTCGCCGCGAAGATCAAGGCGGATGATATCCATTTTGCCCGCACTCGCTTACTCAGTCTGGAAAACACCCACAACGGTAAAGTGCTGCCGCGCGAATATTTAAAACAGGCGTGGGAATTTACCCGCGAGCGCGGTCTGGCGTTGCACGTTGACGGCGCGCGTATTTTTAACGCGGTCGTCGCCTACGGCTGCGAACTGAAAGACATTACTCAATACTGCGATTCATTCACCATTTGCCTGTCAAAAGGTCTGGGGACGCCGGTAGGCTCACTGTTAGTCGGCAACCAGGACTACATTAAGCGCGCCATCCGCTGGCGCAAAATGACCGGCGGCGGTATGCGTCAGGCGGGCATTCTGGCGGCTGCCGGGCTGTACGCGTTGAAGAATAACGTCGCACGTTTACAGGACGATCACGACAACGCGGCCTGGATGGCGGAGCAACTGCGTGAAGCTGGCGCGGATGTTATGCGTCACGACACCAATATGCTGTTTGTCCGCGTTGGTGAAGAGAACGCGGCGGCGCTGGGCGAATACATGAAGGCACATGACGTGCTGATCAACGCGTCGCCGATCGTGCGTCTGGTGACGCATCTGGACGTATCGCGTGAACAGCTTGCTGAAGTCGCCGCCCACTGGCGCGCCTTTTTAACCCGCTAA
- the hcp gene encoding hydroxylamine reductase, producing the protein MFCVQCEQTIRTPAGNGCSYAQGMCGKTAETSDLQDLLIASLQGLSAWAAKAREYGIIDHDVDNFAPRAFFSTLTNVNFDSPRIVGYAREAIALRESLKAQCQNIDASATVNNPMADLQLVSDDLGDLQRQAAEFTPNKDKAAIGENILGLRLLCLYGLKGAAAYMEHAHVLGQYDNDIYAQYHKIMAWLGTWPSDMNALLECSMEIGQMNFKVMSILDAGETTKYGHPTPTQVNVKAVEGKCILISGHDLKDLYNLLEQTEGTGVNVYTHGEMLPAHGYPELRKFKHLVGNYGSGWQNQQVEFARFPGPIVMTSNCIIDPTVGAYDDRIWTRSIVGWPGVNHLEGEDFSPVIAQAQQMAGFPYSEIPHLITVGFGRQTLLGAADSLIDLVSREKLRHIFLVGGCDGARGERNYFTDFATSVPDDCLILTLACGKYRFNKLEFGDIEGLPRLVDAGQCNDAYSAIILAVTLAEKLGCGVNDLPLSLVLSWFEQKAIVILLTLLSLGVKNIVTGPTAPGFFTPDLLAVLNEKFGLRQVTTVEEDMQQLLSA; encoded by the coding sequence ATGTTTTGTGTGCAATGTGAACAAACCATCCGTACTCCGGCGGGGAACGGCTGCTCCTACGCGCAGGGTATGTGCGGTAAAACAGCGGAAACGTCCGATCTCCAGGATCTGCTGATTGCGTCCCTGCAAGGTCTGTCTGCATGGGCTGCTAAAGCCCGTGAATATGGCATCATCGATCATGACGTTGACAACTTTGCCCCGCGTGCATTTTTCTCTACTCTGACCAACGTTAACTTCGATTCTCCGCGTATCGTCGGCTATGCCCGTGAAGCGATCGCCCTGCGCGAATCGCTGAAAGCGCAGTGCCAGAACATCGATGCAAGCGCCACGGTAAACAACCCGATGGCCGACCTGCAACTGGTCAGCGACGATCTGGGCGATTTGCAACGTCAGGCCGCCGAGTTCACCCCGAACAAAGACAAAGCCGCTATTGGCGAGAACATCCTCGGCCTGCGTCTGCTTTGCCTGTATGGCCTGAAAGGTGCGGCAGCGTACATGGAGCACGCCCACGTTCTGGGTCAGTATGACAACGACATCTACGCGCAGTACCACAAAATCATGGCGTGGCTGGGCACCTGGCCTTCCGATATGAACGCTCTGCTGGAATGTTCTATGGAAATCGGCCAGATGAACTTCAAAGTGATGAGCATCCTGGATGCCGGTGAAACCACCAAATACGGCCACCCGACCCCGACTCAGGTTAACGTGAAAGCGGTTGAAGGTAAGTGCATCCTGATCTCCGGTCACGACCTGAAAGATCTGTACAACCTGCTGGAGCAGACCGAAGGGACTGGCGTGAACGTCTATACCCACGGTGAAATGCTGCCCGCGCACGGTTACCCGGAACTGCGTAAATTCAAACACCTGGTCGGTAACTACGGCAGCGGCTGGCAGAACCAGCAGGTTGAATTCGCCCGCTTCCCTGGCCCTATCGTGATGACCTCTAACTGCATCATCGACCCGACCGTTGGCGCATATGACGACCGTATCTGGACGCGCAGCATCGTCGGTTGGCCGGGCGTAAACCACCTGGAAGGCGAAGATTTCTCTCCGGTTATCGCTCAGGCGCAGCAGATGGCAGGCTTCCCGTACAGCGAAATCCCGCATCTGATCACCGTTGGTTTCGGTCGCCAGACGCTGCTGGGCGCAGCAGACAGCCTGATCGACCTGGTCAGCCGCGAAAAACTGCGTCACATCTTCCTGGTGGGCGGCTGTGACGGCGCGCGTGGCGAACGTAACTACTTCACCGATTTCGCGACCAGCGTACCGGATGACTGCCTGATTCTGACGCTGGCCTGTGGTAAATACCGCTTCAACAAACTGGAATTCGGCGACATCGAAGGTCTGCCGCGTCTGGTTGACGCCGGTCAGTGTAACGACGCTTACTCCGCCATCATTCTGGCCGTCACGCTGGCAGAAAAACTGGGCTGTGGCGTGAACGACCTGCCGCTGTCTCTGGTGCTCTCCTGGTTCGAACAGAAAGCGATCGTCATCCTGCTGACGCTGTTGTCTCTGGGCGTGAAAAACATCGTGACCGGGCCGACTGCGCCAGGTTTCTTCACCCCGGATCTGCTGGCTGTCCTCAACGAGAAATTTGGCCTGCGTCAGGTCACCACCGTTGAAGAAGATATGCAGCAACTGTTGAGCGCGTAA
- a CDS encoding NAD-dependent epimerase/dehydratase family protein produces MKVLVTGATSGLGRNAVEFLRNKGISVRATGRNEAMGKLLQKMGAEFVHADLTELVSSQAKVMLAGIDTLWHCSSFTSPWGTQEAFDLANVRATRRLGEWAVAWGVRNFIHISSPSLYFDYHHHRDIKEDFRPHRFANEFARSKAAGEEVINLLAQANPQTRFTVLRPQSLFGPHDKVFIPRLAHMMHHYGSVLLPHGGSALVDMTYYENAVHAMWLASQESSDKLPSGRVYNITNGEHRTLRSIVQKLIDELNIDCRIRSVPYPMLDMIARSMERFGNKSAKEPTLTHYGVSKLNFDFTLDTTRAQEELGYQPIVTLDEGIERTAAWLRDHGKLPR; encoded by the coding sequence ATGAAGGTACTGGTTACCGGCGCCACCAGCGGCTTAGGTCGAAACGCGGTTGAGTTTTTGCGCAATAAAGGCATCAGCGTCAGAGCTACCGGTCGCAATGAAGCGATGGGCAAGCTGCTGCAAAAAATGGGAGCGGAATTTGTCCATGCGGATTTGACCGAGCTGGTCTCTTCGCAGGCAAAAGTGATGCTCGCAGGCATTGATACGCTGTGGCACTGCTCCAGTTTCACCTCGCCGTGGGGAACCCAGGAAGCCTTCGATCTGGCGAACGTTCGCGCCACCCGACGCCTCGGCGAATGGGCCGTCGCCTGGGGCGTACGTAACTTTATTCATATCTCCTCTCCGTCACTCTATTTTGATTATCACCACCATCGCGATATCAAAGAGGATTTTCGTCCGCACCGCTTCGCCAACGAATTTGCACGCAGCAAAGCGGCCGGTGAAGAGGTGATTAACCTGCTGGCGCAGGCCAACCCGCAGACGCGTTTTACCGTCCTGCGTCCGCAAAGCCTGTTTGGCCCACACGATAAAGTCTTTATTCCGCGTCTGGCGCATATGATGCACCACTACGGCAGCGTTCTGTTGCCGCACGGCGGCAGCGCGCTGGTGGATATGACTTATTATGAAAATGCCGTCCACGCGATGTGGCTGGCAAGCCAGGAAAGCAGTGACAAGCTGCCTTCTGGTCGGGTCTATAACATCACAAACGGTGAACACCGGACGCTGCGCAGCATTGTGCAGAAGCTGATTGATGAATTAAACATTGATTGTCGAATCCGTTCGGTTCCGTATCCGATGCTGGATATGATCGCCCGCAGCATGGAGCGTTTCGGCAATAAATCGGCGAAAGAGCCGACGCTGACGCACTACGGCGTTTCCAAGCTGAATTTCGATTTTACGCTGGACACCACGCGCGCCCAGGAAGAACTGGGCTATCAGCCCATCGTCACGCTGGATGAAGGCATTGAGCGTACCGCCGCCTGGCTGCGCGATCACGGCAAGCTACCGCGCTGA
- the poxB gene encoding ubiquinone-dependent pyruvate dehydrogenase — protein MKQTVAAYIAKTLEQAGVKRIWGVTGDSLNGLSDSLNRMGTIDWMSTRHEEVAAFAAGAEAQLTGELAVCAGSCGPGNLHLINGLFDCHRNHVPVLAIAAHIPSSEIGSGYFQETHPQELFRECSHYCELVSTPEQIPQVLAIAMRKAVLNRGVSVVVLPGDVALKPAPESASAHWYHAPLPVVTPAEEELKKLAQLLRYSSNIALMCGSGCAGAHKELVEFAAKIKAPIVHALRGKEHVEYDNPYDVGMTGLIGFSSGFHTMMNADTLILLGTQFPYRAFYPTDAKIIQIDINPASIGAHSKVDMALVGDIRSTLAALLPMLEEKTDRKFLDKALEHYRDARKGLDDLAKPSEKAIHPQYLAQQISHFAADDAIFTCDVGTPTVWAARYLKMNGKRRLLGSFNHGSMANAMPQALGAQATEPGRQVIAMCGDGGFSMLMGDFLSVVQMKLPVKIVVFNNSVLGFVAMEMKAGGYLTDGTELHDTNFARIAEACGITGLRVEKAADVDEALQRALSIDGPVLVDVVVAKEELAIPPQIKLEQAKGFSLYMLRAIISGRGDEVIELAKTNWLR, from the coding sequence ATGAAACAAACCGTTGCCGCTTACATTGCAAAAACACTTGAACAGGCTGGCGTGAAACGTATCTGGGGCGTGACGGGCGACTCCCTGAACGGCCTGAGCGACAGCCTGAACCGGATGGGGACAATTGACTGGATGTCGACGCGCCATGAAGAGGTCGCCGCCTTTGCTGCTGGCGCGGAAGCGCAACTCACCGGTGAACTGGCGGTGTGCGCGGGTTCATGCGGGCCTGGCAACCTGCATTTGATTAACGGTCTGTTCGATTGCCACCGTAATCACGTCCCGGTTCTGGCTATCGCCGCCCACATTCCTTCCAGCGAAATCGGCAGCGGCTACTTTCAGGAGACCCACCCACAAGAGCTGTTTCGCGAATGCAGCCACTATTGCGAGCTGGTTTCCACCCCGGAGCAGATCCCGCAGGTACTGGCGATCGCCATGCGTAAAGCGGTGCTTAACCGTGGCGTCTCCGTCGTGGTGCTGCCGGGCGACGTTGCGCTGAAACCGGCGCCGGAAAGCGCCAGCGCCCACTGGTATCATGCCCCGCTGCCGGTCGTGACCCCGGCCGAAGAAGAGCTGAAAAAACTGGCACAGCTATTACGTTACTCCAGCAATATCGCCCTGATGTGCGGCAGCGGCTGCGCGGGCGCGCATAAAGAGCTGGTGGAATTCGCCGCCAAAATTAAAGCGCCAATTGTTCATGCGCTGCGCGGCAAAGAGCATGTAGAGTACGATAACCCTTACGATGTGGGCATGACGGGATTGATCGGCTTCTCATCCGGTTTCCATACGATGATGAATGCTGACACCCTGATCCTGCTCGGCACCCAGTTTCCCTATCGCGCCTTTTACCCGACCGACGCCAAAATCATTCAAATCGATATCAACCCGGCAAGCATTGGCGCGCACAGTAAAGTCGATATGGCGCTGGTCGGCGATATTCGCTCCACGCTCGCCGCGTTATTGCCGATGCTGGAAGAAAAAACCGATCGTAAATTCCTTGATAAAGCGCTGGAGCACTATCGCGACGCGCGCAAAGGGCTGGATGATTTAGCCAAACCGAGCGAGAAAGCGATTCACCCACAATATCTGGCGCAGCAGATCAGCCATTTCGCCGCAGATGACGCCATCTTTACCTGCGACGTCGGCACGCCGACCGTATGGGCGGCGCGTTATCTGAAAATGAACGGTAAGCGCCGTCTGCTGGGATCGTTTAACCACGGTTCAATGGCCAATGCCATGCCGCAGGCGTTAGGCGCCCAGGCCACCGAACCGGGCCGTCAGGTGATCGCCATGTGCGGCGATGGGGGATTCAGTATGCTAATGGGCGATTTCCTCTCTGTCGTACAGATGAAGCTGCCGGTAAAAATTGTTGTTTTCAACAACAGCGTGCTGGGCTTTGTGGCAATGGAGATGAAAGCGGGCGGCTACCTCACCGACGGCACCGAACTGCACGACACGAACTTCGCCCGCATTGCTGAAGCCTGCGGCATTACAGGGCTCCGCGTTGAAAAAGCCGCCGACGTCGACGAGGCGCTGCAACGCGCGCTGTCTATCGACGGTCCGGTACTGGTCGATGTGGTCGTGGCGAAAGAAGAACTGGCCATTCCGCCGCAAATCAAACTGGAGCAGGCCAAAGGGTTTAGCCTGTATATGCTGCGCGCGATCATCAGCGGGCGCGGTGATGAAGTGATCGAACTGGCGAAAACCAACTGGCTAAGGTAA